In Vidua chalybeata isolate OUT-0048 chromosome 4, bVidCha1 merged haplotype, whole genome shotgun sequence, the genomic window cctctacagcagctattcTAAAAGCCTACttgagtccctttgggtctttgtaatagccgTTCTGGAGGAAGTCAATGCCTAGAATACACGGAGCGTTTGGGCCAATCCCTATAGGATGTTTTTCCCACTCCTTCCTAGTTAGGCTCACCTCGGCTTCTATCAGGGTCAATTGCTGCGATCCCCCTGTCACACTAGCAATGgaaacaggctctgcccccacatgtcccAATGCTATCAGAGTACACTGCACACTAGTATCAACTAAAGCatcatatttttgtggttctgatgtgcTAGGCTATcggatccacaccgtccagaagATCCGTTTTTCCCATGCCTCTCCCTGGCTAGAGACAGGGCCCCTCTAACCCTGGTTATTATTCCGTTCTTGGGCATACATACTagaggttccttcaaggggGTCCGACAGATTGTACTTGACAGCTAGGTCATGGGAGGTTGAGGCTACTTTCACCTTGGTGGAACTCCTTCGGTTAGAGTTTCCCTCCTTGAGTTGATGCACCTGTGCTGCCAAGACAGAAGTGGGTTTCTCATCCTACCTTCTTATGTCTTCCCTATGGTCACGCAGGAAGAACTACAGATTAGCCCTTGAGGTGTACCCTCTCTCTCTAGCTGGGGGATGTTAGGCTCTGACTTTGGGGCCTGTGACTCGCACGGATGCTGCATTAACCTTCCTTATCTCTTCCCTCATCTCCTCTTTGAACTCCTTAATCACAGCTGAGATATGAGCTTGCATTGGGCCATTAATCATACTCTCATAATTCTTAAGTTTGTTGGCAACAGAACCCACTGTCTCTCGGTTAGTGTCAGCATCAATTGTTGTGATGAAAGCGGTATACTGAGATGGCCTAAGATTTGCTAGACTCCACAGCATTTGCCCTGTGCTCCTGACCTTGTCGGGGTCATTATCATGCTGTCCATCCCTCCCAAAGAGTACTTCCAATACTGCCACTTCCTTCAGCTGTTGGATCCCTTCCTCAAGGGTCTTCTAGCACATTCTATGATGGTGCTCCTGCATTCTCTCTCTGTGGACAAACCTCTCTCTGACACTCATTAAAAGCCGCTCCCAGAGAGAAAGGGACCCTGGCTCCCttacaaaaatctgattcatACTTGAGTCTTGGGTCAAGGGTCCCAAGTTCCTTGCCTTACTACTATCCAGCTGGATGCCTGTACCCATAAGGTCCCAGACCTGGAGTAACCAGGTAGTATAAGCTTCATGTCCTTGTCGCACAATGTCTTTGTGCAGGTTATGGAGACTTTCGTACATCAGGGACTTGGTGATGATCGCAACCTCTGGCTCCCCTGTGGGTTGTGAGATTCCTCCATTCTTATCCCTATCTGTgtgctctgctttcattttagaCCTCCTTGTTTCTACTGGGGCAattgctgctggctgggactgCCTTTGTGGTTCAGCTGGAACCTGGACAGTTGTAACATCTGTGGGTTCCACAGCTGTACTATTAGACTGTCCCTTTTTAAGGCAAAGGGAGGGTTTCTCACTAGCTGGGGAAATGCACTCCTTCAGCATCTCACGTATCTCCTTAACCAGAACCCTCACCCAATCTGGGTGGTTCATTTCTGAggcaggctgtggggcagggtcaggctctggagcagcagcatctttaGTCTCTGGGGCAgtgtcaggctctgcagcagtaTCTTTAGTCTCTGGTATAGGTGTCAGGGTAGTTATCCAGGTTAATCTTCCTTTATCTCTGAGTGCTAAATGGAACAGGCCTATCAGCAACACCACTTATTGTATGATGTCATTAGTATTTAGAGTGGATCTTAACCCTTCAAAAACTGGTGGAGCAGACCAAAAAGATGGTTAAAAGGTTGGGAGAAAAATTCTCCCAGTGTCATTTCCTCACAGTAGGTACCATTATTAAAGTAACCCCAAAAACATACAGTTAGTGTGTGATAGCTCTGAATCTGTGTACCTGCCCTCTAGAGGAAGTTAAAGATCTATGAATTCCTCACCTTATTAACTCATAAGCCAAACTGGAAAACAGCCACAGAAGCCTTAGTTATAGGACCCATGTCTAGATAAGGGCCTACAAATGGGAGAAATATAGCCACGACCACGTGCCACCCAAACCAGGGTAAACTAGACCACATGGTGACACTTAAAGATGTTTCTGTatcagcacacacacaaaaaaaattagattactTAAGAACTGTTAATCCGTTTTTCCTCTCAATGCCCTCGAGCCCCATGTTGGGCACCAAAATCTATATtcgtttgaaaagacaggagtctgtgaaggaaggcaagggcctcccgtgaaatggaaaaggtaaaccccctccctccaaattaccacaacttcaaaataaaaaggctctcaggcaaagatatgggaatgggaataacagttctttactaggaaaaaaactaaattaaaaaaaaaatgtcattagtacaaacaaaactactgatagagcCAGAAAACTGACAgcctgaggagtcagggtgttagtgatagtccagttaaatggtggctgctcctcctgctcctggagtggtagatgaaatgctgctgaagcgatggtccagtagaagggtgtagttttctctgaaggtctggtgatagagtagatgggcttggtcttcctctgggaatccagtgaagaggctgagctgctgtctcaagaaatgctgattttatgcaggtagggatgcttggctcttCCCTCTGGGTGGATGAtcttacaatgggatgatgtaactttatcagtcatgccATTGGCcattcaatggcacattaacagaagatatctccccggagggagacattgttcttgcaagagataagaaaactgcctaACAGAAGATACTTGctccacctctgacagatggcaaatagaatatatgcttatcttacaagccaggacacaAGGGACTTCATAAAATCGGGAAAGCTGGACAGGACAAACGGAGATCCAAACCAATGTGGTTAATCATACGTTCTCCCTTTATAAGATGacagtttatatacacttcaatatagtttacaattgtgAGCACACTctcattggcaagcaaacattgtttgtctttgtcttaaggtggTTTAAGttttcacactgcagacctatactaattcacacccagaaagcCCATTGCTCTGTGCTTACaccttaacataatttctaactgcgcCAGAGACTAGTTTCTAACTGCGTCATaggcttcaaggcctcaccGAGGCCCGTAtctgaggcctaggctggggtagctcaaccttcACTCTAAATATAAATTGtgtcctctctctctcagaaattctgctacaattccctctttttctttttgagctaCCCAGATTGACTTAAAGGCGCGGTTAGTCATTTTCTGCACTGTAGTAAGCAAGGTATAAAAACTAGAATAGTTATAATAATAAGAAAGAGTACAATACTAAAACGAACTAAATCTTTGACCCAACCAGCAAAACCTAAAGAATTGAGCCAGTTAGCAAATGGAGTGTCTACAACGACAAGTTTCTTCATGTTGTTCTTCAGTTGTGTTAACTGTTTATAAATTGATTGAGAGTGGTCAGATAAATTCATGCAACACATtccttcaaattcttcacacccatgtccTTGTGCTAAAAGAAGGAAGTCAATGGCGGCTCAGTTTTGCAGAACCGCATGACGGATGCTATCTACATCTGTGGCAAGCTCACTTAACATTTTAGATGTTAtattaatttgctttcctgTCCAGCAGGCCAGTGTTTTCAATTGTGTGAGAGCTTGTGCTGAAGCAACTCCTGGGGAGAAAATTGAGGCTAGTATTACGGATGTGAACCCTCATAGTGATACTTGATCTTTACAATTGGGGTCTAGTTGGAGAGCACTCTGTTTGGCTCATTGAGGCTTCTGAGGCAATCCTAGAACCTGATGAATGGTGGGAGCAAAGAGTGTTAATTTACCAATGTAACATGGGCCTCCCATAGCTTTTTGAGGCACTGCAGACCAGGCTCAATCCccacaaatgaggaaaattccTGGTGGCAGTTTTCTTGTGGCACTTTTTGATGGTATCAAGGATTGTGTCCAATTGTTACAATATTCTGAGTAGTTATAATGCAATGAAGATCTGGGAGACAACCAAGTGTTGTCATCTGTTGGTGgtctttctttttgtgttggttttgtaGCATGGTGTCCAAATATCAAACAGTAATTTCCTGGGACAGAACCCAAAAGATCAAATTCTTGAGGTTTGACATTAACAACTTTAAGATTTTGCACAACTGCAACAACTTGTGCTCCCAGAACACTTTGTGGATTTATTTTGGCCTGAGTCTAAGCTTTGAACTCTGCCATGGAACCCAGTGGAACTCCAATTAAACAAGTACGAAAAGGACTGGATGGTGTGGTTAACGACAGGCAGAATGAATCTTGCCCAGTTTGTTTGGCCCAAGTGATCCACATGTTTTGTCTCTTGTCAATGTCAAGCATTCCAAATACTTTAGTTACTAAAACACTACTTAATAGAAACACTCTGACCCACCACATATTTCTCACATTCTTGATTGTCCTGTTTAACATGAAAAGAACAAACTTAATTCTAAATACAAACTATAACTTATGATAAACTTAATGTTATGCTTCTGATCATTTAACTTATTTTCATCAGAACTAGATTTGTCACAGGATGTTCCAGGTAAATTGTTGTCATCAACATTGTTATCTCTGTTGGCTGGCATCTCTGCCTGTGGACATGCACATGTAAATCTGTTCGGCACCCAAACTGGACCAGTACTTATGAAAAAACCTAAAGTCCACAATCTTCTGTGGGCGAAACACAAATCTTTGTACAGTCCACATCTGTGCATCTTCTTCTCCACTTGTGGAGAGGTCAGCGCTTTCTTGCAGTTGGTAAAGTTCCACATTCTTTACTGAAATCCACCTAGACTCTGCACCtgttaaaacacaaacaaacccaacGCTCCCACAGGGACTGGAGGATTCTTTCTCAATTCTGTTCTGTAAAATTGCATAGAGAAATGGAAGATAACAACATAAGTTGTTATTGCTAACATTCTTTGGTTATAAACATGAGAAAAcatcaaaagcaaaacaatgcaTGTAGTAAAGAAActaacagcaaataaaaatcaatcaGACAATACACAATTAATATCACATATCAAATCACACAATTACCAAGTACTACAACACTGAATTGTTGTCCCAGAGTCTGCAGCAGCTGATAAACCTTAAAACAACAGAGAATTGGAGAAATCATGTCCGGATTAATGTCTCTCCAAACTCCCTTTAAACATAGGCTCAGGTGTCATATATGGTCAAATTCCCAAGCCAAAAGAACTTGAATACTTTTTGatgcagaaaacatctgggtCAATCACTCCATCCAAGTAGAGCTAGAGCTTGGCCAGAACCTGAACTCTAATTGGTGGGTGTCacttaacacattttaaaacaaaactattaaaaatagcAGTTATGACTAAAAAACCTTGGGGTGAAAAACCAATCAAACCATCAAGTAATTGAATCCCTCTGAAATTTCCACACAGCAAACCTCTTCTTGAAAGATCTGAAAGTGGTCACAGTCAGGATTGTGAGCCAGGATCTGGACACTGAGAGTGTGAAGGTGGAGGAAGTACAGCTGCATGAGAGACTGATTACCTAGTATGAaactaaaaccccaaaaaatagTTAATGTTACAGCTGGACTCTGTGCTGGTGTACTTCTGTAATAATATCTAAAGAAAGCCACGAGACTTGCAGTCTGTGTAAAGAAAACATATGAGTagttaagaaacaaaaaagcaggaTCCTGAAGAGACACGTCTTGTAGGTGATCACACAAAGAGATATTAAAACACATAAAAGCCGGctgtaaatatatatagaatTATGTTCCTGGCTGCCTCTGATCTGATCCCATAATTTGTGACTGTTTGTTTGGCTGATTGGAGAGTTTTCCATTCATGAGGTTCCCAGACTGCACTATTATTTCTTACAATGTCAGGGCAGGCTAAAGAATTGGCAGCATCCCAGTCTCCATCTAAAATAGCATTCTTCACCACTGAAGCCCACCGGGACTgaattggattttttaaaaacagctggTAATGTCAATTGCTGCTCAGATGAATCTTCCTCTAATTGAACCTGTTGATTTGAAAGGTTGGCGAGCTGGGCTATTTTTTGCTGTAAGGTATTTGTTCTCGGTATCTTATTCTGTGATAGCTTCTTTTTGAGACAATTAAAATCAGGAGGATCTGATTCTGATTTGTCCGAATCAGAGTTTAGTGGAAGGGGACATTGCAGCGCTGCAGCGGTGTGACATGAACTGACTGCTGTGGGCTGTATCACTATTGTTTGTGTGGTGGCTTCCGCCATCCGACTGCTGCGGCCGTGTTTGAAACCTTCACCCTGCGTGTGGGTCTCTGCCGTCACCTCTGGGCAATGCAAGGCCGCCCCCACGTGCATgcacgctgctgctgctgccaagcccccagggggggtgaaggggcagcGCCGCCTCGCTCCCGTCTCTGCCTTGGTCTCCGCCCCTCTGTTCCGTCCACTGACCCAGCCCTGTTTTGTCATCAACTCTGCCTGTCTCCTAGGGTTTCACCCCACTCCAAGAGTGAAGCGGCTGGCACACTTCCTGTTGCCCTTCATTCTGCCTGGCACTTCTGCTGCCTGCACGTGAACTTCCGCCACTTGCGCACAACTGGGTCCCGCTGCTGCCTCCTCCATGCGGGCCACCACCTCCTGCACTGAAGAGCTGACTGGAGCCCTTTGTCCTCGCATTGGACGCATATTATTAACACCAAAAAACTTTTCGACCTGAGATGGCTGCTGCACCTCTGTCTTCTCCGCCACAGACCCTTCAAACGCCTGAATCGCGGCCTCCGCTGCTTTTTTCTTGGCGGACATACTTTGCAAGGTACGTAACACTTTCTTCCAAACTGCTCCGAGTTCAAGTACTGTTTTCTTATCCTTTCCACCTTCAACGTCAGAATCCCAAAGCAACTGCCCTAGTTCTTGCCACTCAGTCTTGCTAAAAATGAGTGAGGGCTTCTGTAATTTGCCCTTATTTCTGCCCCACAGGGCCAATTGTTCTAAATCAGtctcttttatcttttcccctctcttgGAGAGAATATGCaaaaggagctgcagtgctgcctgccaATCGCTATCCATGTTCACTTTCACTCTCTTTGCATGCGGTTTACCTTCCAACCAGTGCGGGGCGCCCTTTAGCTTCCACTCAACACAGCGGCGACACCCAGTCCAGCCCCCTGCTCCGTCTCGTTCACCTCTGCCATGCGGGCAATGTGTAAACCACAGTCTTCCATTCTTGTGCTCCAGTGTTTCCTGTTGCAAAACAAGCGATTTGGAAACCTATCTCCCATCACGACCAGCACAATTTGGAATTGGAGTCTTCAATGCTCTGGCACTCCGATCCTTGTTGCTATAGAAGCGATTTGGGATCGTGATCCCCGTCGCTATAAAAGTGATTTGGGATCTGTGTCTCCCATCGCGTCTTCCTTTCACGCGATTCGGAGACAGTCCCCCGTCGCCATAGAGACAATTTGGGCACTCATCAGAGTCTTCCCTGTTCGGGCGCCAACTGAAGCAAGGGACTTCAAAAAACTGGGAAAGCTGGACAGGACAAATGGAGATCCAAACCAATGTGGTTAATCATACGTTCTCCCTTTAtaagatggcagtttatatacactccaatatagtttacaattgtgAGCACACTctcattggcaagcaaacattgtttgtttttgtcttaaggtggttaaagtttcacactgcagaccgATACtaattcacacccagaaagcCCATTGCTCTGTGCTTACaccttaacataatttctgATTGCACTACAGACTAATTTCTAACTGTCTCATAGGCTTCAAGGCCTCACTGAGGCCCATAtctgaggcctaggctggggtagctctgttgtagatgtcagcgaacccaatgggaagaatgatgatgtctaactccatttcagaaggctgaatgattgctttattataattatggtataataattaatatgctatataaaagaggatactaaatactacatgctactttctctaactatcatatctaactaactcacaactcgtgaccctgttctccagagcccagacacaggtggatccgattggctgtcaggcccaaacaatccaccatgatccaaccaagcactcactctgggtaaacaattctccaaacacattccacaagagaaaaacaaggagcagaaatagaaattgttttctctttcatttctctctgtgcacctcaataagaaatcctgagagagaaagaaatgtgcttgccacatatcACTGTTttagtataaattaaaaaaaaaatgaaataaaaaaactgcATCTGCAATTCTTCTGCATGGTCCTGcaaaagagagcaaacacatctcaaGAGGTTCCCTTATCAATTTGCTAGTTATCAATCAAAAGCCAAATCAAATGCTGATGTGGAATGTTCAACAAGATCCTTTACCTGCAAACCATCTATcaaatctctaaaacaaaacttacaacataaaaacccaaacaacaattaaaagaatGCTCAAATTTCAAGTCCAAACAACTGATTCTCGGGAGAAGGTGTCCATTGATTGGAAACGTTGATCTTGACATCCTCAAAAGTCTTTCTcaatgctgaaacagagaactgctgaatcctgaaacaaaacaactgaagaaagtccaaacaacaattaaaaacccataaacaaaaaccaaatgtgACATCATATAATTATCTAATACCAAAACACTGAATGTCATCCCAGAGACTGCAACAACTGATAAAACCAACTCTGGGCTGATTGTCAACCATGCAAACATAcctttcttgtgcaaaaaaccatcaccaaattaaaaaaaatgaaaaaatctctgaaatgccatggccaaaactcttaaatcaaccactttttttcttgttttttgtcttttcaaccacctctatttaattaatcttaaatctAATCAACCACctctatttaattaatcttaaatctaattttttttttttttaatctcgGAATCAGAATGCCCAGCAAGTAGCAGGCTTTCAGACCCTGCGCAGCTGGAGGCCCCGGTCCATGCGGGCGGAGCCAAGATCCCAAACTCGGCCGTGGGGCACACGGGGCCCTCCGGCCGGGGGGCTGGACCAATCGGTCCCAGCCCGACCGGCGGGGCGGGATCTTCATCTTCACAGCCCGCCCCCACCATGTGGCCAGTGTCACGGCAAGTCTTCTAGCATTGTGTTCATCTCGCACCGCGCCTGGCCGTGGCCGCAGCCACAGCCACTCAGGACGCGTTTGCCCCCGCCCCTCAAACGAGGGCATGACACAAGAactgccccagggctcagcagagaaggtgtttttcccagagaaatgtTGATTCTCAGGACCTGCGGCACGGTTGGGCCGGCACGCAGCTCAGACCCCTGGCGGCAGCACCCCCACGCTCTCCGGGCACAAGACCAGCGGCAGCATTCCCAGAACTcatcccccccgccccccaaaCGTGAGCGGGAGGGGCGAGGGACCTCGAGCTCCGGCGAGAATCCCCCACCCAAGCAAGAATTGGaccaagaaaaacactgttccCCAGAAAGGCACTAAACTTCATAACTTTCACTTTCGCGGCAGCTGCAAGGGGCTGCCGAGGAGcgccagcagcagagaacaggctgggaggggaccccGGGCTGATTGGAGACGGCGGGGTCCGCTCCAACGcggccccaggctgctgctgctcgctgctgttgctgttggcAGCGCCTGGCGACCCGGCGAAAgccgcgggaggcggcggggcagccgggaccagcggggccggcgcgggggccGGTGCGGGCGGCGAGGCGCGCATCACAGCCGATGTCGGCGGCGGAGCCGGCGCGGGGAGGTTTTCGGCCGACGCCGCAGGCTGGGGGTCTTCTATATCATCACAGCTCGCATCGGGAACAGGCTCCGAGCCGGCGAGCGGGACCACCGGCGCGGCGGAACCGACCGCTGTGGAGGGATCGGCCGCTGGTGCAGGgggcgcagccgccgccgcgggaGCGATGACGGGCGGTGCCGGAGGCGGGGCTGACAACTCCGAGGCAGGGG contains:
- the LOC128786878 gene encoding uncharacterized protein LOC128786878, encoding MGCPPAKRGGAEPLSVAQKFSSASAQREPPPPPPPPPPSACEPRLHVPSEGAGPLPAEVETPLRPPVSPPAAVPPPPPAHSELGDTPAAESQPEATSAGAETPPAPAPAPAPASELSAPPPAPPVIAPAAAAAPPAPAADPSTAVGSAAPVVPLAGSEPVPDASCDDIEDPQPAASAENLPAPAPPPTSAVMRASPPAPAPAPAPLVPAAPPPPAAFAGSPGAANSNSSEQQQPGAALERTPPSPISPGSPPSLFSAAGAPRQPLAAAAKVKVMKFSAFLGNSVFLGPILAWVGDSRRSSRSLAPPAHVWGAGGMSSGNAAAGLVPGERGGAAARGLSCVPAQPCRRS